The genomic interval AATGTGAGGTAGTTGGGGCAATCTGAGGTTGATATTTAGGCAAAAGCAATATATGGAGGAAATGATTGTGTAGCTGGCGGTAAGGAGGTTGCAATTATGAACTTCATGATGACTGCATGAATCAATCTGCAGTTTAACTGAGAGGATAAACAGGTGGAAACGCAGATGAGGCTACAACGAGAGTGAAGTAAAGAGCTGGTAAAGGGGCTAGTGTTGCCTGGTAAATGTACCCCATTTATACAGTttggtagtatatttcaagGTATAACAGGACTTCAAGTAAAAGTCGTGTTCTAATGGCATACTGTTGAAAACAAGGTAAAGTATGGTATACTGGTTTGCACATTGGGTGCTTTGTGAGATGAGATGAGATGAGATGACTTTATTTATACAGGTAAACTGTTCAGTCTGATGACTGCATGATCACAGAGTCATGTGCCACTAGATTACAACGCTTACAGTACTAATTTATGCTAACATGAAACTAACACACCAAACCAAGCAACTCACAAGTTCAAGTTTTattcaaaaacaaacatttataAGTTAATTTGAAAGTCTTAGGAGACTTGCACTCAATTAGAATATTAGGCAGGCCATTCCATGCTGGGCTGCTGAACGCTCTTTTTAAAGAATCTGTTCTTGGACAAGGAAGTAATAGTCTATTGCTATTCCGTGTAACTTGGCTACACACAGAATTTCTAGTGATAACAAATTCTTGAAGTAGTCTGATGCAAGATGGTGAAGACACCTGAAAGTCAAGATAGCTAGAAAATATCCAGCACTATCCTCGAGCCTTGAGAGACGGAGCTGTCTCATAAGAGGAGCTGTTCTAGTTTGTGGCTTTGAATTGGTGATCGGTCGAGCTgaataaaaaattgaataacAGCAGCTAGTGCATGTTATTTTATGAGAGGATAGGAGACTGACCGCTAACATGTGGTTGCTACTGTAGATGTGCAGGAATCATGGATATTAGTCTTTTTTTATTGTCTGTGGCATGTAGATCCGTGTTGGTATTCATTCTGGAGAGGCAATGGCAGGAGTTGTTGGTGTCAAGATGCCAAGGTATTGTCTGTTTGGCAATACTGTGAATGTGGCAAGCAGAACAGAGTCGAATGGAATTGAAGGGAAAATCAACGTTTCAGTATCAGCTTATCAGTAAGAACAGAACATTATCATTTTGACATAAATAGGTTATTAGCTACTGGGTAAAGTTGAGGCTGTTGTAGGTGTTGTACTCTATTCATTTGCTAGTCTTTCAAACATGGGTGTGTTTTGGACACGTGGCTTGTTTCTGTCTTGTGTTTGACATTCATTATTTCTTATCATGTTGGTAGAAATAGAATAGATTTGCCATTATGGGTCACTCTTTATTGTAGTGATGTAAGGACAGCTACTGTAATTGTAGGAGCTCAACAGATGGTTTGCATAGGGATGTAAATATTTACTGTTTAGTAGCAACGTTGTAAGCAACCTATTGCCTATTTTGTGTACACAGTGGCTGTTATATTGTGAGAAAGTGAACAGGTATTTACAATAGTGCTGATTTGTTGAAGGAGGCTATAAGcatgtgtactgtagtgtagtgattacaaacaatgacaaagCAGTTCATTATTGAATGATGTTTTCAGTTTGTATACAGCAGTGTGTGGTTGTATTGGATTGTGCTTCTCACTATCTGCTTTGCGTATGTGAGAAAAATCTTCACACTTTGGTCATGTTAAAACAGTGTTTTATATACTATCGTCTGTTTTTTGTTGCTTTCACTTTCATGAGTTAGTATTGAGGTTGTTGTGTGTAACAGTCgatatttgtaacatgcatggTGAGCACTATTGGTAGTTGTCAGTTGTGtcataattttttattttagatACTTGAAGGACTGTGCAAACTTTTCGTTGACAAGCCGAGGGTTTGTTGAGATGAAGGGAGTGAAAGATGGTGGAATGGTTTGTTATTTCTTGGAGAGTGCTACTGGGGCAGAAGCAAGGGCCGACAAACTTGTAGTGCCAGTAGACAAACCAGTGTCTTTAATTGAACAGTGGTCACGAGCAGCTAGTGTgaagaaacagaagaagtaaGTTCCATATGAGCAGTGCATGTATTCTAGATTTGATGTTACTTGAGGCTGATAACTTACTTGCATGTGTATACACTGAGACAGTGAGAACACTTCCAGCTGGTCAGCATTTTGTTCACTATGCATCATGTAGAGAAAACTGCTACCGATGTCTTTTTGGATGCTGTTAAATTGGCAATGATTTGTGTCTCGCTGTACAGTATTGTATTTGATGGGTTGGGTGTGGTTTTAATGTTACTTGGAAAGGTGGAGAGACAATTACTTGTAAATTGGTAATTCCAGGTTTGAGCTAAAAACTTGTTGTTTTATGATCTTGTGTTTCCAGTAGTTGCAAGTTGTTGATAATATTCTTCACTTGCTGAATTAATAGTTGCTTGCAACAGTAAAGTAGGCCTTGCGCTACGATATCATGGCATGAGAAGTCTTGCATCTTTGCATGCATATTGTTGGTGACTGACAGTTTGTTGTAGTATGTTGACTTTGTGGTGATGTGTTGTGACAGGAATGTCAAGTACAACAGCAAGGGTCTTTCCGTTTTCAATCTAGAGGCACCCTCCCATATTCGTACTCGGCTGACAAAACCTCTTCGCCCAATAAAAGGAGAGTTGTCAATACCAGAGCTTGGACCTGTTTCTCCTGTTCACATTCTACCATCAACAATTAATTTGGTTCCATGCCTTCCTCCTACTGGGAGGTCAAATACTCAAGTCGGGACACCATCTCATAGCAAAAGGAGCAAAAAGGGTCGACTTTCCTTGTCAGTGGCAAGCAACAAAGTGACTTCAAAGCGACTTGTAACTCGCAGGCAAACTCTTACAGTTGATGATTGTAAACCACACTCTGTCAGGTCCCAGAATCGAAGTTTTTCAGAAGATGGAGTATTAGCAGGGTCTTGTCTTTCGGTCAATGGTGGAGCAATGAGCAGTCCAAGTGTCACTAGGCCAGCTGGGGCAGTTCGTCATGGCTCTATTAGTCATACATTGATCCCACCACTTGGGAACAGCAGATCTGGGATGGCAAGTGGATTTCACTCAAGTACTTCATCGTCACCGTCACTGTCTCCTTTGCTACCAAGTGCAGTTGACCTTGAAACAACTGCCTTCTTTTcacaaaatggcaaatagAAACACTTTAGAGCAAACAATTTTAATAAGTCTTGCAGTAGATGTGCATTACTTGTTTTGCAAATAGCAATAGGTGATTTTGTTGTGCTCTTGCATGGCACTTTTTTACAGAATGACTAGCAGCAGAGTAAGATTGTTTGTGCTTTATGATCAGCACTATAACCAACGTAATGGTTGACAGCTATCATAGTGACTGTTTTATGGAGATGTATACCTGTGATGCACTAATAGGTTGTGCTGATATGGAAGTATATTTTGAATGGAAGACTCAAGTATGAAAATAGCTAGAGGTTAGTCAACTCATGTAAAACACATGAACGTTTTTTCCCTACCGTGCGTGTATAGGTTCACTGTCACCAAACTGTGCATGTGCTTGAAGTCTCTAGTTTCTGTGTGTTACATACTCTAAATGATAAAACTACAGAAATAATTAACACATATTGCAGAATAGTCTCAATAACTGTTAATCTTGCCTTCAAGCCCATTAATGTAGTTTTTAAATCCAGACCttacaacaagacaaactacAACTCAAATTATCTGACTGCACTGTACAATTAATGCCATTTCGGCGATCACCTTGTGGAACACATACTTCTCATATTTCTACTTGTGCTGAATTGGAAGAAACCGCAGTAATTGGTGTTCAACGTTTTATGTCCAAGACGTCAGCTTTCATCTTTTGGTTGCTTTGTAGCATGTTGAAATGTTGCTGATGATGCCAGCAAGTTCTCTATGTACTGAGCAAGTACTTGATTTTCAGACTTGAATTTCATATTTTCTTCAGTTACACTTTCCACACGACGTGCtagatctgtaacaataagcAAAAAACAATTGCCTTGTTTCTATTATCTACACAATAAATTGAAACAACTAATTACGTAAAGTAACCTTCTAGTGTGCTTTGCAGCTCCAGAATTTGATCAATAAGCTGTGCCTTCTCATCAGATTCAGTCAAATTGCCATCCACTCCTAGACAAGTAACAACTGCAAATCAGACTCTCTGGCAACGGACAAATACACACCGCAGGCAGTCAAGCAGCTGATATATAAATAGATCATACTATAATATGTACAATTACACTCATAGTTGTTTAATAGATGTTCCTGGTTGTAATCTTGCAAATCAAATCACAATTTATACAGCTCTCTAGCTAAATGACACTGTACCCTGAAACACAACAGTCAAGTCAGCTGTATCCtacatactacagtacatgcaACCGCGTTCATTCTCTTTCTTGTACATTGATCAAACTCCTTAATTACATATTCCAGATGCTGTTTACCAAAAATTACAAGATCTATACTAAACATGTAACAGCAGTTCAGCACATCTAGAGTTGTTCTGTTGTTAACCACTGTACACTAATTAAATCAGCACAagaaatacattaattaagctgcAACCCTTCCTCTCTCTTTGCTACTGATAAGATATCAGAGAACAGAGTATGCAAACAACTCTAAAAATGCACAACCATACCAACAAAACATCTTAAAACAGCATTCATATGCAAATCAACAGGATCTCAGTTATTGTAGTCTGTAAAGATTCAGCTGAGTTTCTAGCAAGTGAGATCAACATGGAGAAAAGTGTCAGTAGAATGATGGATATTTAATATGGTGTTTATCAGCTGCATTATGCGTGATGATGACGTACATTACTATCAGCAACACTACATTTTGCAGATCACAGCTAGGTTGATGACAAAACGTAATCTTCAATCTAGTCTCTCAGTGAGTCAGATTTTACAAAATTCCATGTCCATGACATGCATATATCTATATCTTCACCAGATTACAAATCTACACTTGTTGGAATTTTATGTAGACAATAGAATAGGCTTGATAGTTAATTACCCGTATTGCTAAGACATGTTGTTAATATAACAAGTGTTAGATGGTTTGTCAATACCATTATAGTTTGCTTTTCTGTATCTATATCAGTATATTTGACTTATACTCTACAGCTGGTGCAGAATAACATCACACcattgttgctgttggtgtcattgttcttgttgttgttgtcactTTTAAATAAGATGTGAGTGCATGTCCAATTTTCCCAAAAAGTACGTTGCtgcaggggcgtaggaagcaaaaaGTGACTGGTCCGGCCTAATGAGCACTAATGGGTGGGGTAACGTTGTGCACGCTAGTAGATGGGTAGGGCAACACTATATCATAGTTCACATCTCTCGGGAACGTTGATGGTTGTTGATGGGAATTGTCGGGAAGATCGGACAAAGCCATACGTATCACTGCAGAACACTTCCGTTAAAGGCACACTTCCTGAATCCTGGTCTGTTAGCCTCGCAGTTCAGAACTTCAAAGTATGAAAAGTAATGGTCTGGCTGCACGAGGTAATGCCACAATCAccaatatattacttatttgatCGACTATACCCGTAAAACGAAAGTTGATGCCACTGAGCATCTGGCAAAAGTGGTCTTTTCCCAGACCGCATCCTACGCCTGTGTACTAACACTAAACTGACTGTATATCGATCCAACCAGTTGATCAGCATAATTCCCTGTAAACTGGCCAAACGAGTCTATAGCTCGTAAAATCAATTGCTGCATTCTATAGTCAGAGATTATGTGTGTCTAATTAAcaatttagtaattaattcTGTAGGTATAACACAGAACATGTTACAGTGATAAGAGCCTTGCAGTCTTAATTGACCAGAAACCAGTTACATAAAACAAAGTTGAAAACACGATTGTGGCAGCTAACTATAAAATCCtacaaaattaattgattaattaattaacctacaACATATCATTCACCAAGTGTCAATCTTTAGTTCTCTTTATAGCAACATAATGCCTGTGCACAGCTTTGCAGTGTGACAGTAAGAGTGCCTATAAACAGCAACTTTTcgaaaaaatattaattaaattaccattaccaattacaataattattattaatgagAGAAAATAATTAATGATAGATCATAGTGATCACCGTATATTAGACAATTTGAGCAATTTAGAATAGCCATAAGGTAACTCTTTTATAATACGCCAATTCTACAGTGTAGTCCTAGAGACTTCTGTCTGCCTTGGaaatatttgtatgtctgttttcATAACCTTGTGTGCAGTCTAAAAGGCGTTCGTCTTTCGTAGTTTCTTTTCTCATAACATCTCTTTTCAATCTGTCCTCTTCAAGTTGAGATTCGTTTTGCACAAATACATCATCTCCAggtaggtcacgtgaccatgctACACAACAAAAGACTTGAAAAGCCACTCACATCTGCTGTTCGAGTGTTGAAAACCATGGGCAGCAAAGCTGTCGTCGAGTGGGACGTCTTCCAGGTCACGATCGTCTGTCATCGAGCTTCCGGCTTTAGTTCATGACGTTTAGAGTATCCGGGATATGACAATTGAGTATGACAATTATTATCGGAGCGCGGCAGTGGACGTGCACGACAAGTAGGTGAGACATGGGGCTTCGGACCGTCTTTTGCAACTAACCATGGTGAGTCTATGCTTACTTCAATGCCATTCTCTTGATTTGCGTTTGTGACGGCGCCGCCCCCTGCAGTTCGGCTTCGTCAATCAAGCTCTACAACATCTCATCTCAAGGAGATTTGGGGAGGAAAAATGGGAGATAATACGGTATGTTCTACGTTTTCTATGTgtgttctgtttgtatgcgtttgttgcTGTGTCTCTAAACGCCATGTAATTGTTGTGTGTGCAGGCGTGCCGCAAATATTGAGGAAGACTTGAAGGAAGGCGAAGAATTTCTCATCAGGAAACTCTATTCGGACGAAGTTACGTACAGGCTCGTGGCAGCTGCGCGAAAGACGCTTGGTAATAGATTGTCTTTCTGTTAGCACAAGAAATATGTGGGTGTGAGTGACTACTTTCTTTCAGACGGAGACATCTCTGAAGTTCTGCAGCAGTTTGGCGAACAGTTTATTGAGTGGTGTCACGAGTACGGATACGATCACCTTCTCACTCTTCTGGGTGGAAATCTTCTTGAGTTTCTCTCAAATCTTGATGCGTTACACGATCACTTGGCCAACGAGTATCCGGGAATGAGAGCTCCGTCTTTTCGTTGTGAACCGGACGCTAACGATTCGTCTTCGTTGTTGCTCCATTATTATTCTGAACGATGGGGTCTACATGACATTGTGATTGGTATCATAAAGAGTGTGGCTAAAGACGAGTATGGCCAGTACCCTGAGATCACGTTTGAGAGATCAGAACATCTGCCCAAGAATGGAATGACGGAATGCTACCATGCTGTGTTTAGAATAAAGATGGCCACGCAGGAAGATAACTTGGTGAGAGAAAAGCTGATAAATTTATGATTTCTTCGTAGCCATTTTACCTAAAGATATAAATCTGATTATCTGTAGTTGCTTGAGTGTTAGTAGAGTGCAACTCTATAGCTAGTGGCTACTTGGCACCAGGTGTACCTTGTTAGGGCTTTGTTGAGACTTCTGTTAGAGTGAAATGCATGGGCATTGTCTAGAGCAGAGTATTGACGCAGACAGTTAGCATGCAATATGTTACTGGATTACTGTCTGCCTTTTTTGGAAgcagaaatataactagaagcGAGTATCAATTATTTGGTGTGCAAGTGGTGAGTACAAATGAGAACCTTGGTTAGTGGCTGGGTTGTATATTTTTCTGGTCACAATTAGACAGCATATGTTACCATTGAGTGTAGTTTGTTGATGTTAttaattctaattaattataaagaGAGTAGGTTTACATTGAAAATTTTATGTATACAGTATGTGTACATGAATCTGAGGGTATTTCTGTAAGTACCTGAACTAGTATGAAACAGCGTTTGCCAACTCACATGTTACTGTCGTGCTTTCTTAGTGCATTTGtattattacttaattagcAAATGTGCAGAATTTTGATTTGAGCTTGCACATGAAATAGAAAATTCACCAGAGGGCCTTGAGACCCTTCACTTGAACTTCAACAGACTTGTATGAtataattgatttatttaGTTGATGTGGCCTTACGTAAGTAGACATGGAAGCTCTAACACTACAGGTTGTTGTACAATATGATATACAGTTACCGAGTATAGTGACACTTTGGTTACTAATTGAACATGGATTGGTAGTCTTTGTGATTATGGGAGAACTTGAGTTGGTAATTGAATGTAGGTCAAGCATGAGTTTTTATTTGTTGAAATAGGGGAGGATAACACACTAGTGATTGTGATATAGATCAACTGTTTTATGCAGACCAAAGACTAATTGTTGCTGAAGAGTTCGGTAAGGCAGTTGTATGTAAGAACAATGTTCTTATAGggttactgtaaatccacaaatttttgtATGCATTTTATTTTCGTATTGTTCGTACGACTCCtaaatgtactaaattaaaatgCATACTAAATTTTTTCTTGGATGACAAATTGTTACAAATTGCCACTATATCGATGTTGATGATGTACAGTGCCACAACACAAGATCCTACTGAACAATACACTggttttacaacaacaaatattaaAATGAAACTCCCTACGTACAGCGTGTCCAGTTTGCAACATTATGATGTCACTCAACTAAAACTGTTTCTGAAAGTACTCTGACAGACATTGCACCCCAACACTACACTTCGGTTGACGACACAGCTGCCATCTTGCAAGGCATGCAAGTAATATAATATGTCATCACTTTTTCGTCCAATGCTGGTCCAAGAAGAAAGCGTCTAGCTGCCGCGACTTTTTCTGCTAAATTTTAGTTGAACCATTTCTTCAGGCTGTTGTT from Corticium candelabrum chromosome 14, ooCorCand1.1, whole genome shotgun sequence carries:
- the LOC134189341 gene encoding short coiled-coil protein A-like; translation: MTDDRDLEDVPLDDSFAAHAWSRDLPGDDVFVQNESQLEEDRLKRDVMRKETTKDERLLDCTQGVDGNLTESDEKAQLIDQILELQSTLEDLARRVESVTEENMKFKSENQVLAQYIENLLASSATFQHATKQPKDES